A window of the Pongo abelii isolate AG06213 chromosome 10, NHGRI_mPonAbe1-v2.0_pri, whole genome shotgun sequence genome harbors these coding sequences:
- the SSPN gene encoding sarcospan isoform X2 has protein sequence MLVIMFHFFQGPFQIRVVMEAFYIAQLNVCLVAYLGLFMLCVSYQVDERTCIQFSMKLLYFLLSALGLTVCVLAVAFAAHHYSQLTQFTCETTLDSCQCKLPSLETLSRTFVYRDVTDCTSVTGTFKLFLLIQMILNLVCSLVCLLACFVMWKHRYQVFYVGVRICSLTASEGPQQKI, from the exons ATGTTAGTAAtcatgtttcatttctttcaagGACCATTTCAAATCCGTGTCGTAATGGAAGCCTTTTATATCGCCCAACTCAat GTCTGCTTAGTGGCCTATCTTGGCTTGTTTATGCTTTGTGTCTCATATCAGGTTGACGAACGGACATGTATTCAATTTTCTATGAAA CTGTTATACTTTCTGCTGAGTGCCCTGGGCCTGACGGTCTGTGTGCTGGCCGTGGCCTTTGCTGCCCACCACTATTCGCAGCTCACACAGTTTACCTGTGAGACCACACTCGACTCTTGCCAGTGCAAACTGCCCTCCTTGGAGACGCTCAGCAGGACCTTTGTTTACCGGGATGTGACGGACTGTACCAGCGTCACTGGCACTTTCAAACTGTTCTTGCTCATCCAGATGATTCTTAATTTGGTCTGCAGCCTTGTGTGCTTGTTGGcctgctttgtgatgtggaaACATAGGTACCAGGTCTTCTATGTGGGTGTCAGGATATGCTCCCTCACGGCTTCCGAAGGCCCCCAGCAAAAGATCTAA
- the SSPN gene encoding sarcospan isoform X3, with the protein MLCVSYQVDERTCIQFSMKLLYFLLSALGLTVCVLAVAFAAHHYSQLTQFTCETTLDSCQCKLPSLETLSRTFVYRDVTDCTSVTGTFKLFLLIQMILNLVCSLVCLLACFVMWKHRYQVFYVGVRICSLTASEGPQQKI; encoded by the exons ATGCTTTGTGTCTCATATCAGGTTGACGAACGGACATGTATTCAATTTTCTATGAAA CTGTTATACTTTCTGCTGAGTGCCCTGGGCCTGACGGTCTGTGTGCTGGCCGTGGCCTTTGCTGCCCACCACTATTCGCAGCTCACACAGTTTACCTGTGAGACCACACTCGACTCTTGCCAGTGCAAACTGCCCTCCTTGGAGACGCTCAGCAGGACCTTTGTTTACCGGGATGTGACGGACTGTACCAGCGTCACTGGCACTTTCAAACTGTTCTTGCTCATCCAGATGATTCTTAATTTGGTCTGCAGCCTTGTGTGCTTGTTGGcctgctttgtgatgtggaaACATAGGTACCAGGTCTTCTATGTGGGTGTCAGGATATGCTCCCTCACGGCTTCCGAAGGCCCCCAGCAAAAGATCTAA